GACGTACTGATTCGCTCGGTGGCGACCCGGGGCCATCTCGGTGGGCTGGCCGCCGCGGTTCCGGCGGCGATCCGCCTGCTGGGCGCGATCGGCTACGACGTCGTCCTCCTCGAGACCGTCGGGGTGGGGCAGTCTGAGATCGAGATCGCCGCCGTCGCCGACCCGACCGTCGTGATCCTCAACCCTGGGGCGGGCGACGCCGTCCAGGCCGCCAAGGCCGGGGTGCTGGAAGTCGCCGACATCGTGGCGGTCAACAAGGCGGACCGGGACGGCGCCAAGCAGACGGTGCGCGACCTTCGGGCTGAGACCAGCGCCCCGATCGTCTCGCTGATCGCCGCCAAGGGTGAGGGCATCGAGGAGCTGATGGCCGTCATCGAGGACCATCGCCGCACCGACAGCCGCGCCCGGCGGCTGGCCCGTGCCCGCGCGCAGATCCTGTCGCTGGCCCAAACCCGGCTGCGGAGCCAACCCGATCTCGACCGGCTCGCCGAAGCCGTCGTCGACGGCGACCAGGACCCCTACACGGCGGCCGATCGGCTGCTCTCCCCGCGCCCGCCTCAGTCGGACTGACGTCCGCTTGTCCCCCAATCGGGGGAACGGGCATTCATCACCTTTGCGGACCGATCGGCGGAGGTGCGCCGCGCCCACTCGCCCTACGTTGAGCGTCAAGCAGATCGCTTGAGACGGAGGAGGTCCGGCACATGACTCACACACCCGCGATGCCGGCAGCATCTGGACACGACGACAGGCTGGAGCCGTATCGCCGGATGTGGGTCTTGCGGCTGCTCGACATGGCGCTGGAGGAGGCGCGCAGCGGCGGTCTGATCGACGAGGCGCCACGGAAGGAATTCGGGCAGGAGGCGGTGGCCGTCGGTACGGCTGCGGCGCTTCGCCCCGGTGACATCGTCAACGCCACCACCGCCCATGTCCGGCACGCTCAGCACGTCGGCCTGGCCCTGCCGCTGGGTCCGGTCATCGCCGAAATGATCGGCGCGCGGCGCAAAGCCGGCGGGGCGTCGCGCAAGACCGGGGCCGCCGATTGGAAGCAAGCGCTGGCCAACGAGAGCGTTCTGGGGCAGTCGACCCTGTTCGCCCTCGGTGACGCCAACGCGCAGCGGATGACCGGTGAAGGAAAGGTCACGCTGTGTGTGATCGGCGGCTGCGACGCGCACTCCGTCGAATTCACCACGGCCGCAAAGATCGCCGCGACCTGGCGGCTGCCCGTGGTGTTCGTCGTGGAGAACATCCGCGGCGGGTCCAATGCGCGCCGCCGCGCCTACGAGACCGACGCGATGCCCATGCTGTCGGTCGATGGCAGGGACGTCGCCGCCATGAGCGCCTCGGTCGCCGAGGCGGTGCAACGAGCCAGCGCAGGCGGTGGCCCCACCCTCGTCGAGGCGATCACCTACCAGACGAATCACCCCGTGGCCATGGATCCGTTGGTCTTCGCGCGACGGCAGCTAATCGCCGATGGCGTCGACGTCGACCGGCTCTTCGAGGTGGAACGCGGGGCACGCCACCTGGTGGCCGAGGCGATGGCGTCCGCAAAGGCACTCGCCCGGGCGCAGCGGGCCGAGGCCATGCGCGACGCAAATCCCTGGTCGGCAGCTAGCTGAGCAGACCTTGCCGCATTGCCTCAGCGACCGCGGCCGCGCGATCGCTGACGCCGAGCTTCTCGTATAGGCGCTGCACATGCGTTTTGACCGTCGAGGGGGCCACGTAGAGCTCACCCGCGATCGCCGGGATGCTCTGTCCGCGCGCGATCCGGTTGAGGACTTCACGCTCTCGCGCACTCAGCACGGGCGCCGACGGTTCCGCGCGCTGGCGGATTTGTGCGGCGAGGCCGCCGACGAGGGTGGGGGCCACGACGTCGCGACCCTGCGCGCAGTCGAGCACGGCCTTGACGATCTCGCTGCGCGTGGAGTCCTTCAGCACGAACCCGGCGGCGCCCTGCTGCAGCGCCTGGTACACGATCGCCGACTCGTCGTGCGCCGAGATCAGCAACACCCGCGTCGCCAGGCCCTGGGTTCGCACCGCCGCCGCCACCTGCGCGCCGTCCAGGCCGGGCATCCGGTAGTCGAGCAGCGCGACGTCGGGTTGGTGCGTCTTGATCAATTCCAATGCCGCAGAGCCATCTTCCGCCTCGGCGACGACGTTGACCGAGCCGCTCGACGACAAGGCGCGCACCACGCCCTCACGAAAGAGCGGATGGTCATCGGCGACGACCACCCGTACCGTCTCGGGGGCAGCCGCGCCAACCATGGCGGCCAGTGTAGCGGTTTGCCGAGCACCGGCGTCCGCCTTTTCTGGGTCGGCCGATGAGTCATTTTCCAGTTTGCTTCGGGCCGGTTTGCGCCGATGAGTACGGTGATCGGGTGGCAGGTGCCGGTGACGCCGAACTGGAACGGGTGCGCACAATTCATCAATTGCGCTCGTATCGAATCGGCTCGGTGCTGCGGATCGGTGTGGTGGGCCTGATGGTCGCGGCCATGATTATCGGCACCGACCGGCACGAGTGGCCGCGGGAGAGCATGCTGATCGTCCTGTACGCGTGCGTCGCATTCTGCGCGGCGGCGTTGGCCTTCGCTCCGTTCCGGCGATGGATCGGGATGGGCCGATTGGTCGCGATCGGCCGGCTGGAGCCGTTTGCGTTCACCGTCATCGACATCGTCGCGCTGACGGTCTTTCAGCTGCTGTCCACCAATGGGGTCTACCCCCTGCTGATCATGGCCATGTTGCCGGTCCTGTTGGGGCTCGACGTCTCGTCGCGTCGGGCGGCGGTGGTGCTCATCTTCTCGATGCTCGGGTTCGCGATTGCCGTGCTGCAAGATCCGGTGATGACGAGCGCGGTCCGATTGCCGGAGGCGGGTTTTCGCTTCCTGCTCTATGCGTTCCTGTGCTGCGCGGCCTTCTTGGTGGTGCGTATCGAGGAGCGGCATACGCGCTCGGTGGCCGGGCTGAGCGCCTTGCGGGAGGAACTGCTGGCCCAGACGATGACCGCCTCGGACGAGGCGGCGCGCCGGATCTCGGAGTTCATTCACGACGGGCCCCTGCAAGACATCCTGGCGGTGCGTCAAGAGCTCGTCGAACTGGACACCGCAATCCCGGGCGATGAGCGCATCGGCCGGGCGTCGGCCGGCTTGCAGCTGGCCTCGGAACGACTGCGGCAGGCCACTTTCGAGCTGCATCCGGCGGTTCTCGAGCAGGTCGGCTTGGGCGCCGCGGTCCAGCAGCTGGCGGAGCTCAACGCGCGGCGTTCCGGCATCGAGATCTCCACGGACATCGACTATCCCGGGCGCAGCGCCATCGATCCCGTGGTGTTCGGGATGGTACGTGAACTGCTGTCCAACGTCGTGCAGCATTCCGGGGCCCGCAACGCGTCGGTCAGGCTCGGGATCACCGAGGGGACCTGCGTCTTGCATGTGGTCGACGATGGCGTGGGATTCAGCCGCGAGACCGTGATGCGTCGTCTGGGCGAGGGGCACATCGGCCTGGCGTCACACCGCGCACGAGTGGAGGCCGCCGGGGGAGCGACGGTCTTTCTCGATGTCCCGGTGGGCACTCACGTGTGCGTCGAAGTGCCGCTCAAGGACTGACCGCGCCGGGTCGGCGGTGGGACCGTTTGGGTGGTCACACGCGTCGCGTGGGCACTAGTTTCGCTGGCATGAAGTGAGTGTGAATTGCGCTATCACCGGCGCTAGCAGATTTGAGACTCGCCTATTGGTCGGGAACGCAGCCGGTATGGCGGCTAACAAAGGCCCACGTCTCAGTCGCAATCAGTGATGAGAAGGCGGTAGCCGGCGTCGAGCTGTTGTTTCTCCAGTAGTTCCGGGTGTCGTCGTTGCCATCGTCCGGAGCGCAGGTCGGCCTCGAGCCGGCCCAGTCCTTCGGCCAAGGCGCCCTGATCGGCATAGGCCAGCATGGAGATGCCCGCGCGGACGGTGGCGTCAAGGTAGGCCGCTGGCCGGCGCCAAAAGGCGGCGCCGAATCCGTCGGTGCAGTCATGCGGTATGGGCACGGTGTGCACCTGGGCACCGCCCAACAGCTCCACCAGTCGTTCGATCGGTACGTACAGCGCCTTGTTGATCCGAGCGGCGGCGGGCAGATATTCACGCAGCAACCAGAAGTCGTCGATCACCGCCTGATCCCAGGTGAAAACCACGACTCGGTGGCGGCTGACCCGGCGCAGCTCGCCGATCCCGGCGGGCAGATCGCTCCAGTGGTGCACGGTCAACAACGCCATTGCGGCGTCAACGCACTTGTCCCGCAGCGGCAATGCCTCCGCCACGGCCTGCACACACGGCGCCGCTCGCGGTGAACGCTGGGCGAGCATCACCAGGCTGGGTTCGATCGCGACGACGGTCTGGGCCGGTTCATACGAGCCGGTGCCCGCCCCGACGTTGACGACGGTGTCCATCGCGGCGAGTGCCTCTCGCACTTGCGAAGCGATCCGCGGGTCGGGTCGACGGGTGCTGCGATAGGTGGTGCCGATCCGGTCGTAGGCAACCATCGATTCAGAATGACGCAGGCGAGTCCTATTCCGCCAGCATGACCGTGAATTTCAGCAGCACCAGTGGCCGTCGGGGGCATACGCTTCTCGACCCGAAAACAATTTGCGTGTAGCAACATGGGCTGCCACCCTTGAGAGGCCTCAGCACGAAAGAGCCAGCGATGAAAGACCCGTTAAACATCACGGTGATCGGCGATTTCGACAGCTCCTATGCGCCACATATTGCCACCAACAACGCGATAAACCATTCAGCGAAGTTGCTCGGCGTACAAGCCGCCGCAACTTGGCTGGCCACCGAATCGCTCGAAACGGACCTCCGGCCGGTCAAGATTGCGGATGCGTTGTGGTGCGCTCCCGGCAGCCCTTACCGTAGCTTGCGCGGAGTGCTTGCCGCGTTGCGCTTCGGGCGCGAAAGCCATGTGCCAACGTTGGGTACATGTGGTGGATACCAGCACATCGTTCTTGAATTCGCACGCAACGTACTCGGCTTCCAAGACGCGCAACATGCCGAATACGACCCGTACAGGTCTCGTCTGTTCATCTCATCGCTGACGTGTTCGCTGGTGGGGCTGACCATGCCGGTCAACCTCGAGCCGGGAACCCTGACCGCGAAGTGCTATGGGAAGCGACGTATTTTCGAAAAGTACTACTGCAACTTTGGATTGAATAGGGCCTATCGAACAGCGCTGGAGGAAGGTGGGCTGCGCGTCACCGGACTCGACGATGATGACGAAGCTCGCGTCCTTGAGCTACCGGACCACCCGTACTACATCGCCACATTGTTTGTTCCACAGAATCGCTCGACCGTCGAGGAACCACATCCGCTCGTGACACGACTGTTGTCCGAGGCGGCCAACCGCAAACTTGCCGCGCAGCACTAACAACTTAGGTCGCGACCGACGCTGTAATAGCCCTCGCTCGCTGCCCACGGCCGGTTACTTCAGGTCGACGGACTTCCCGGTCGCGGCGGTGTGGCCCGCGCGGTAGCCGAAAACCATTGCCGGACCTAGTGTTCCGCCCGCGCCGCCGTAGGCCCGCCCGGTCACACCGCCCATTGCGTTGCCGGCGGCGAAAAGCCCCGGTATCGGCTCGCCGCCGACGTGCAGGACGCGCGCGTCGTGATCGGTGCGCGGGCCGCCCTTGGTGCCCATCGCACCGATGCTCACCGGCACCGCGTAGTACGGGGCGGTGTCGATCGGGCCGAGCGTCTTGCCGGCCTGCGTCGTCGCGCTGTCGTCACCCCAGTAGCCGTCGTAAGCGCTGGAACCCCGCCCGAAGTCGGGGTCTTCGCCGGCGGCCACGTGACGGTTCCAGCTCTCGACGGTGCGGGCCAGGCCGCCCGGATCGATACCGGTCTTGGCGGCCAGCTCGGCGAGGTCCGCCGACTCGCAGAACCATTCCGGGACGGACTGTCCCGGCTCGACGCCGAGAAATCCGTAGCGCTGTAGGTGAACCGAATCGAACACCATCCATCCGCGATCGTTGACGTACCCGCCGCGAGGATCCAGGTAATGGAAGGCGCCGGCCATCGAGTTGTAGTCGCAGGCCTCGTTGACGAAGCGCTGCCCCGCGGAGTTGACGATGATGCTGCGCGGTCGCGTTCGTTCCAGACGCACGCTGCGGCTGCGTGGCTTGCCCTCGATGGTGTCGCCCGGGATCTGGACGATCGGCACCCACCACGCCTCGCCCATGTTGGCCAGGTCGGCGCCGTGGGCCATCGCCATGCGCAGCCCGTCGCCGGTGTTGTTGGGTGGCGAGACCGCCCCGTGCATGGGGCCGCGCAGAAAGGCTTGTGCCAGAGCGGGATCCCACTCGAAGCCGCCGGTGCCCAGGATGACACCGCGCCGGGCGCGGACGCTGATCGTGCGCTCCGGCAGGGCGACGCGCACGCCGGTCACCTCTGACCCCTCGGTGATGAGTTCCTCGGCCCTCGCGTTGGTGTGGGGGGTCACCCCGGCGTCCAGCAGACCCTTCAGCAGCCCCGCGATCAGCGCGGTGCCCGCGACGCACAGGTGGCCAGTGCGTTCGTCGATCGCCGCGTGCAGGCGTGCCCTGGTCTCGGCATCGAAACCCACGTTGGACCAGTCGGCCGGGAAAGACGTGATCTGCGTTGCCCATTCGCCCAGTTGGGCCAGATCGAACGGGGCGGCGCTCAGCGATCGGCCGCCTGTCGGTTGTCCGCCCGGCAACTCCGGCCGATAGTCGGGGAAGCCCGTCGCGATCTCGAACTGCAAGCCGCTGTGCGCCTCGATGAAGTCGAGCATCGCCGGGCCAGTGCGCACAAACGTCTCGACCAGCTCGTCGTCCATCGAGCCGAGCGACTGGGCGCGCAGATATTTGAGCGCGTCGGCGGGCGTCAATTCGCCGTCGGGAGAACGGTTATGGGCGGGGATCCACACGATGCCGCCCGACACGGCGGTGGTCCCGCCGACCGTCGCGGCCTTTTCGTAAACCTCCACCGATGCGCCCGCCACGACCGCGGTCAGCGCGGCGGTGAGCCCCGCGCCGCCACTGCCGAGCACGACGACATCGACTTCGTGATCCCATGGCATGGACTGCTATCCCTTCAGTTCAGTGGCTAGCTCAGTAGCTCCGACAGTTGCTTGGCGGCCTTGACGACCGCGTCTTTTCCGCGCATCACCACGTCTTCTCGGTGCGAGATGAGGTTGATGCACGTCGGTGGGGACGGCGCCGGGCGGCGCACCCCCACGGCCAGGCCGTAGGTATTCGGTTCGATCTCGCCGTAGGTCGTCACCCAGCCGCGCTCGCGCGCCCGCGAGACCAGCTCCCGTTCCCCCGGACGCGGAGGCATGCAGGCGAGCAAGGCGATCCCAGCGGCGCCGCGGTCGAGCGCGTATCGGCTGCCCTCGTGAAAGGAGAGCTGGTAGGCGACGTGGCTGGGCACGATGACCGCGATCGCCACTTGCTGGTCGCCCTCGGCGATGAGCAGCGAGACCGTCGTGCCGAGATCGTCGGCCAGCGCGCGCAAGGTCGGCAGACTCAGTTGACGCACGTTGCGGTCGAACGACGCGCCGAGCACGGCGAGGCCGGCCGCGGGGCGGTAGCGCCCGTCTTCACCCTTGGCCACCAGCCGAAACTCGGCCAGGGTCGTCAGCAACCGGTAGGCGATCGTGCGGTGTACCCCGACCTGATCGGCGAGCTGCTGCACCGTGAGCCCGGTGGGGGAGTCGGCCACCATCTGCAGCGCGGTGAGACCCCTGGCCAGGGTTTGCGACCCGGTACCGGAACCCGTCACAGCCTTGACAGACCTTCCCGCGAGAGCGAAGCTCTATATATAACGCACATCAGTGTGCGATATTAGCACACGATGTACGTCGAAAACGAGAACGAGATTTCCCCGATCTGGAGGCCGGACAGGACCGTGGCGGAGTTCGAGAGCATATGGAGCGATCTCCAGGGCGTCGCGTTTGAGCAGGGCTACCTCGACGCCGGAGGAATACGAACCCGCTACCTACGGGCCGGGGACCCGGGCAAGCCGGTGCTGGTGCTGTTGCACGGATCCGGCGGTCACGCCGAGGCTTACGTGCGCAACCTGGCCGCCCACGCGGATCATTTCTGGACCTGGTCGATCGACATGCTGGGCCACGGCTACACCGACAAGCCGGGCCACCCGCTGGAGGTCCACCACTATGTCGAGCACCTGATGGCCGTGCTGCGCACCATCGGTGTCGATCGCGCGTGCATCAGCGGCGAATCCCTCGGCGGGTGGGTGGCCGCGCGCGCCGCCGTCGACCACCCCGACGTGGTCGATCGCCTTGTGCTCAACACCGCCGGCGGCTCGCAGGCCGACCCAGCCGTGATGCAGCGGATCATCACCCTGTCCATGGCGGCCGCCGAGGATCCCACCTGGGAAACGGTGCAGGCGCGAATCAAATGGTTGATGGCCGACAAGTCCCAGGACTATGACGACCTGGTCGCCAGCCGCCAACGCGTCTATCGCCAACCGGGATTCGTCTCCGCCATGCGCGACATCATGGCGTTGCAGGATCCCGAGATTCGGGCACGCAACATCCTCGGGCCGGCCGAGTACGGCTCGATCATCGCCCCGACGCTGGTGCTCTGGACCAGTGACGATCCGACCGCCGATGTCACCGAAGGCCGGCGCATCGCGACGATGATCCCGGGCGCGCGCTTCGAGGTGATGCCCGGCTGCGGTCACTGGCCGCAGTATGAGGACGCCAAGACCTTCAACCGCCTGCATCTCGATTTCCTGCTGGGTCGCTGATGTCGGCTCCGGGGCAAGAGACACCTGACACCGAGACCGACGTCCTCGTCGTCGGCGCGGGCCCGGTCGGTCTGACTCTGGCCAACATCCTTGGCCTGCAAGGGATCCGCACGATGGTGGTCGAAGAGCGGGACACCCTCATCGACTACCCGCGGGGGGTGGGACTCGACGACGAGGCGTTGCGCACGTTCCAGTCGATCGGGCTTGCCGACCGGGTGCTGCCGCATACGGTGCCCAACCAGATCCTGCGCTTCATGGATGCCAAGCGCCGCGTACTCGCCGAAATGGCCCCGCCCGACGCGCGTTTCGGTTGGCCGAAGAGAAATGGGTTCGTACAACCGCTCGTCGATGCCGAGCTGCTGGCCGGCCTGGACCGATTCGAACACGTCGAGGTTCGGTGGGGCAGCCCGATGGCCGGCTGCCAGGAAGACGCTGACGGCGTCACCGTCGAGCTCGGCGGCGGAGCCGAAAACAACGGCGACACAATGCGACTGCGGGCGCGGTACGTCGTCGGCTGCGACGGCGGCCGCAGTATGACCCGCCGCGTGATGGGGGTGTCGTTCGACGGGACGACGTCCTCGACGCGGTGGCTGGTGGTCGACATCGCCAACGACCCGCTCGGGCATCCGAACAGCGAGGTCGGCGCCGACCCCGAGCGCCCCTACGCCTCGATCTCGATCGCCCACGGTATTCGCCGCTTCGAGTTCATGATTCACGCCGACGAGACCGACGAACAGGCCGAAGACCCGGCCTTCCTGCAGCAGATGTTGGCCCGGATGGTGCCCCACCCCGACCGGGTCGACGTGATCCGGCGCCGGGTCTACACGCACCACTCGCGGATCGCCGGCGCGTTCCGCCAGGGTCGGCTGCTGCTGGCCGGCGACGCCGCGCACCTGATGCCGGTGTGGCAGGGGCAGGGCTACAACAGCGGGATTCGCGACGCGGCGAACCTGGGTTGGAAGCTGGCCGCGGTGGTGAGCGGCCGCGCCGACGATAAGCTGCTGGACACCTACGACGTGGAGCGCCGCAAGCACGCGCGCGCGATGATCGACCTGTCCACCATGGTGGGCCGCGTGATCTCACCGACCAACCGGCGGGTAGCCGGCGCGCGTGACCTGCTCGTGCGGTCGGCGTCAATCGTTCCGTCGCTCAAGCGATATGTATTGGAAATGCGCTTCAAGCCGATGCCGCGCTATGAACACGGGGCGGTCGTACACGCCGCGCCCGGCCGCGCCGATTCGCCGGTCGGGACGCTGTTCATCCAGCCCCGGGTCGACACCCGAGACCGACAAGATGTGCTGCTCGACGACGTGCTCGGCACTTGGTTCGCCGTGGTGTGCTGGAACAACAACCCCCGCAAACTCCTCGGCGAGGCCGCATTCGCAAGCTGGAAAGCCTTGGGCGCGCGCTTCTTTGCCCTGCGGCCGGTGACGCAGTTGCACTGGACCGGCCACGACGATCCCGACGTCGTGGTCGTCGGTGATCGGCGCGGTGACCTCAAAGCGTGGTTCGACACCCACTCGGATTCGGTGCTGTTCCTGCGGCCCGACCGATGCATCGCGGGCGCGTGCATCGCTCAGCGCACACCCGACCTGAGCGCCGCGCTCCTTGACGTGCTGACCCTGACGCCGCAAGGGGGTGATTTGCAAAGTGGCACTGGCTCTGTGCTGTATGTCGCACAGCCCGCTCCTGAGTCTTCCGGGGCCGTCGCGGGACCTGCTTGACGATATCGAGGGCGCGATCGCCCAAGCGCGAGGGTTCGTCGAGGATTTCGATCCCGAACTCGTCGTCACCTTTTCCCCGGATCACTACAACGGGTTCTTCTACAAGGTGATGCCGCCGTTCTGTATCGGCATGAGCGCCACCGGAGTCGGGGACTACGGCACCCACGCGGGCCCGCTGGACGTCCCGGAGGACCTCGCCGGCGACTGCGCGAAGGCCATCCTTGACGCTGGTGTCGACATCGCCGTATCGGCCAGCATGGACGTGGATCACGGCACAGTCCAGCCACTCGAAAAGCTGTTCGGCGAGGCCACTTCTCGTCCCGTGATCCCGATCTTCGTCAACGCGATCGGAGTGCCGCTGGGCCCGATGCACCGTTGCCGAGCGCTCGGAGCCGCCGTCGGCGCCTATCTCGCCACCCTGGACAAGCGCGTCCTGGTCCTGGGCTCCGGCGGGCTCTCCCACAGTCCGCCTGTGCCGACGCTGGCGACCGCGGGCCCGCCCGTGCTGGAGCGCATCGTGCACGGGCGGCCGATGACCTCCGAGCAGCGCCAGGCGCGGCAGGCGGCGGTCATCGACGCGGCCAAGAGCTTCGCCGCCGGCGGCAGTGACCTGCAGCCCCTCAACCCCACGTGGGATCACCGATTCCTGGAGATCATCGACGGCGGATGGCTCAGTGAACTCGATCAGTGGTCGAACTCGTTCGTGGCCCACGAGGGCGGCAGCTCCGCGCAAGAGATCCGCACGTGGGTAGCGGCGTTCGCGGCGCTGGAGGCCGCGGGACCCTACGAAACCACGGGACGCTACTACAAACCCGCCCCCGAGCTGATCGCCGGTTTTGCCATCAGAACGGCACTTCCGAAATGACGGACGCAGTGGACGATTTCGATCACGTTGTCGACGTACTTATCGTCGGGTCAGGCGGGGGAGGCATGACGGCCGCCCTGACCGCCCAGGCCGCCGGGCTCGACGCCTTGGTGGTCGAAAAGTCCTCCCACTTCGGGGGTTCGACGGCGTTGTCCGGCGGCGGTATCTGGGTTCCTGGAGCGCCCGCGCAGCGCCGCGAGGGCTACGCCCCCGAAGCCGAGGGCGTGGTCGGGTACCTCAAGCAGATCACCGACGGCCTGGTCAGCGAGGCGCGGATACGGCGATACGTCGAGACTGCGCCGCAGATGCTCCAATTCCTCGAACAACTGTCCGAGTGGTTCGAATTCGTCTGGAAGCCCGGGTATGCCGACTATTACCCGGAGCTGCCCGGGGGCTCCGAACTCGGTAGCACCATCAACGTGCCGCCCATCGACCTGCGCAAGTTGGGCGAGGACGAGCAGCAGCTGCTCCAGCCGCTGGCACTGGCGCCCAAGGGGATCTGGTTGGGCCCCAAGGAATTGCGCACCTTCTACCGCATCCGTCAGTCCTGGGCCGGCAAGGGCGTGTTGCTCAAGCTGATCGCGCGGATGGTCAGGGCCAGGGTGTTCGGCGAACGGATGGCCGCGATCGGGCAGTCGCTGGCGGCCCGCCTCAGGCTGGCGCTGCGGGAGCGCGGTATCCCGCTGTGGTTGAACTCCCCGATGGTCGAGTTGCTCACCGACGCCGACGGAGCGGTGACCGGGGCGGTGGTGGAAACCGGCGGCAAGTCCCGGCGGATCGGGGCGCGGCTGGGTGTGATCCTGGCGTCCGGCGGGTTCGACCACGATCTCGCCTGGCGCAAGGAGCTGCTACCCGAGGTGGACCAGGATTGGAGTTTCGGCAACCCGGCGGCGATGGGCGACGGTATCCGCGCGGCGCAAAAGGTCGGCGCGGCCACGGACCTGCTCGACGAAGCCTGGTGGTTCCCGGCGATCCAATGGCCGGACGGCCGCATGCAATTCATGCTCAACGAACGGATGATGCCCGCGCAGTTCATCGTCAACGGCGCCGGCAAACGGTTCATCAACGAAGCGGCCCCGTACATGGATTTCGGCCACGCCATGATCGAGGGCCAGAGATCCGGCGTCACGCACATCCCGTGCTGGCTGATCACCGACCACCGGTCGTTCAACCGCTACGTCGTCGGGGGACACCTGCCGATACCGAAGATCCCGTTCGCGCCCGTGCCGACCGGCCGCAAGGTTCCGCCGGCCTGGCTGGAATCGGGCGTGGTGAAGGAGGCGATGACGTGGGAGGAAATGGCGACCAAGATCGGCGTGCCCGCGGGCCAGCTGGCCGAAACCGCCAGCCGCTTCAACGAACTGGCCCGCAACGGCCACGACGACGACTTCAACCGCGGCGACAGCGTGTACGACAACTACTACGGCGATCACACGTTACCCAACCCGAACTTGTATCCGCTGGGCGATCCGCCGTACTACGCGTTCCGGATCGTCCTCGGGGACCTCG
The sequence above is drawn from the Mycobacterium marseillense genome and encodes:
- a CDS encoding FAD-binding protein — encoded protein: MDDFDHVVDVLIVGSGGGGMTAALTAQAAGLDALVVEKSSHFGGSTALSGGGIWVPGAPAQRREGYAPEAEGVVGYLKQITDGLVSEARIRRYVETAPQMLQFLEQLSEWFEFVWKPGYADYYPELPGGSELGSTINVPPIDLRKLGEDEQQLLQPLALAPKGIWLGPKELRTFYRIRQSWAGKGVLLKLIARMVRARVFGERMAAIGQSLAARLRLALRERGIPLWLNSPMVELLTDADGAVTGAVVETGGKSRRIGARLGVILASGGFDHDLAWRKELLPEVDQDWSFGNPAAMGDGIRAAQKVGAATDLLDEAWWFPAIQWPDGRMQFMLNERMMPAQFIVNGAGKRFINEAAPYMDFGHAMIEGQRSGVTHIPCWLITDHRSFNRYVVGGHLPIPKIPFAPVPTGRKVPPAWLESGVVKEAMTWEEMATKIGVPAGQLAETASRFNELARNGHDDDFNRGDSVYDNYYGDHTLPNPNLYPLGDPPYYAFRIVLGDLGTSGGLRTDEHARVLRTDDTVVPGLYAVGNASAPVMGRSYAGAGATIGPAMTFGFVAAKHVAAQAANQAVNTHRR
- a CDS encoding bifunctional 3-(3-hydroxy-phenyl)propionate/3-hydroxycinnamic acid hydroxylase, with product MSAPGQETPDTETDVLVVGAGPVGLTLANILGLQGIRTMVVEERDTLIDYPRGVGLDDEALRTFQSIGLADRVLPHTVPNQILRFMDAKRRVLAEMAPPDARFGWPKRNGFVQPLVDAELLAGLDRFEHVEVRWGSPMAGCQEDADGVTVELGGGAENNGDTMRLRARYVVGCDGGRSMTRRVMGVSFDGTTSSTRWLVVDIANDPLGHPNSEVGADPERPYASISIAHGIRRFEFMIHADETDEQAEDPAFLQQMLARMVPHPDRVDVIRRRVYTHHSRIAGAFRQGRLLLAGDAAHLMPVWQGQGYNSGIRDAANLGWKLAAVVSGRADDKLLDTYDVERRKHARAMIDLSTMVGRVISPTNRRVAGARDLLVRSASIVPSLKRYVLEMRFKPMPRYEHGAVVHAAPGRADSPVGTLFIQPRVDTRDRQDVLLDDVLGTWFAVVCWNNNPRKLLGEAAFASWKALGARFFALRPVTQLHWTGHDDPDVVVVGDRRGDLKAWFDTHSDSVLFLRPDRCIAGACIAQRTPDLSAALLDVLTLTPQGGDLQSGTGSVLYVAQPAPESSGAVAGPA
- a CDS encoding alpha/beta fold hydrolase, with protein sequence MAEFESIWSDLQGVAFEQGYLDAGGIRTRYLRAGDPGKPVLVLLHGSGGHAEAYVRNLAAHADHFWTWSIDMLGHGYTDKPGHPLEVHHYVEHLMAVLRTIGVDRACISGESLGGWVAARAAVDHPDVVDRLVLNTAGGSQADPAVMQRIITLSMAAAEDPTWETVQARIKWLMADKSQDYDDLVASRQRVYRQPGFVSAMRDIMALQDPEIRARNILGPAEYGSIIAPTLVLWTSDDPTADVTEGRRIATMIPGARFEVMPGCGHWPQYEDAKTFNRLHLDFLLGR
- a CDS encoding 3-carboxyethylcatechol 2,3-dioxygenase encodes the protein MSHSPLLSLPGPSRDLLDDIEGAIAQARGFVEDFDPELVVTFSPDHYNGFFYKVMPPFCIGMSATGVGDYGTHAGPLDVPEDLAGDCAKAILDAGVDIAVSASMDVDHGTVQPLEKLFGEATSRPVIPIFVNAIGVPLGPMHRCRALGAAVGAYLATLDKRVLVLGSGGLSHSPPVPTLATAGPPVLERIVHGRPMTSEQRQARQAAVIDAAKSFAAGGSDLQPLNPTWDHRFLEIIDGGWLSELDQWSNSFVAHEGGSSAQEIRTWVAAFAALEAAGPYETTGRYYKPAPELIAGFAIRTALPK